One stretch of Stigmatella aurantiaca DNA includes these proteins:
- a CDS encoding SixA phosphatase family protein: MPGQDLPLLLVRHAIAEEEHRLGDEFRALTPEGRAAFRKHARKLAQLTPLIGVLTSPLVRAVQTAEILAEAFGLSQVEVHPALLPGTRAHKHIVKLAREVGPGWALVGHNPGLKRAGELALDEELPGKMRKGAVLALHPAPKHFTLSWFAAPGSTVRRPRS; the protein is encoded by the coding sequence ATGCCTGGACAAGACCTTCCGCTCCTGCTCGTCCGTCACGCCATCGCCGAGGAGGAGCACCGCCTGGGGGATGAGTTCCGCGCCCTGACGCCCGAAGGCCGCGCCGCCTTTCGCAAGCACGCGCGCAAGCTCGCCCAGCTCACCCCGCTGATCGGCGTCCTCACCAGCCCCCTGGTGCGCGCCGTCCAGACCGCGGAGATCCTCGCCGAGGCCTTTGGCCTCTCGCAGGTGGAAGTGCACCCGGCCCTATTGCCAGGCACCCGCGCGCACAAGCACATCGTGAAGCTGGCGCGCGAGGTGGGGCCGGGCTGGGCCCTGGTGGGCCACAACCCGGGCCTGAAGCGCGCCGGAGAGCTGGCGCTCGATGAGGAGTTGCCGGGGAAGATGCGCAAGGGCGCCGTGCTGGCCCTCCACCCGGCCCCGAAGCACTTCACCCTCTCGTGGTTCGCGGCCCCTGGCAGTACCGTGCGGCGGCCTCGCTCCTGA
- a CDS encoding ROK family protein, with protein sequence MTRRPKEDRKRLLGGLDLGGTKIQAVVLDEHGTVLSQTRRATPQEGGPPAIVEALAAALQDVTQPLELEPSALTGVGVGAPGAVNAATGTLLQAGNLPGWSGPYALAEALTKRTQVPVYLGNDVQVAVAAEARLGAGRAYRSLLGVWWGTGVGGGILLDGQRWLGRGAAGEIGHTVVRRGGARCSCGRRGCLEAYAGRGAMERKARKALERGEKTRLFDTMAEEGKDRLTSGVWLKALKKGDPLAVKLIDRALRMLGAGIASAVNLLDVEAVILGGGLGTRLGQPYVDQLRVLMKPHLFVPQRPPDLHLAGLGELSGAIGAALLAEPAAEVLAPRGAPPA encoded by the coding sequence ATGACACGCAGGCCCAAGGAAGACCGGAAGCGGCTGCTCGGGGGGCTGGACCTGGGGGGGACGAAAATCCAGGCCGTGGTGCTGGATGAGCACGGCACCGTCCTGAGCCAGACCCGCCGCGCCACGCCGCAGGAAGGCGGGCCGCCCGCCATCGTCGAGGCGCTGGCCGCCGCGCTCCAGGACGTGACGCAGCCCCTGGAGCTGGAGCCCTCGGCCCTCACGGGCGTGGGCGTCGGGGCACCGGGCGCGGTGAACGCCGCCACGGGCACGCTGCTCCAGGCGGGAAACCTGCCGGGCTGGAGCGGGCCCTATGCGCTCGCCGAGGCGCTCACAAAGCGGACCCAGGTGCCGGTGTACCTGGGCAATGACGTGCAGGTGGCGGTGGCGGCCGAGGCCCGGCTGGGGGCGGGGCGTGCCTACCGCTCGCTGCTCGGGGTGTGGTGGGGCACGGGCGTGGGTGGCGGCATCCTCCTGGACGGCCAGCGGTGGCTGGGCCGGGGGGCGGCGGGGGAGATTGGCCACACGGTGGTGCGGCGCGGCGGGGCGCGGTGCTCGTGCGGCCGGCGCGGCTGCCTGGAGGCGTATGCCGGGCGCGGCGCGATGGAGCGCAAGGCGCGCAAGGCCCTGGAGCGCGGGGAGAAGACGCGCCTGTTCGACACGATGGCGGAGGAGGGCAAGGACCGGCTGACCAGCGGCGTGTGGCTCAAGGCGCTGAAGAAGGGCGACCCCCTGGCGGTGAAGCTCATCGACCGGGCCCTGCGGATGCTGGGCGCCGGCATCGCCTCGGCGGTGAACCTGCTGGACGTGGAGGCGGTCATCCTCGGTGGCGGGCTGGGCACGCGGCTGGGACAGCCCTATGTGGACCAGCTGCGCGTCCTGATGAAGCCGCACCTGTTCGTCCCGCAGCGGCCGCCGGATCTGCACCTGGCGGGGCTGGGGGAGCTGTCGGGGGCCATCGGCGCGGCGCTGCTGGCCGAGCCCGCGGCGGAAGTCCTCGCCCCCCGGGGGGCCCCGCCCGCCTGA
- a CDS encoding MbnP family copper-binding protein yields MASSPCRPFALLPLLTLGALGCGDDEPGTPTKPTVAITIPFEARVGSEPFACGQRYAGLGTTKTAYDPQDFRLYVHDVRLVSDTGQEVPVALTPDGRWQAEGVALLDFADKKGLCSNGTAETYTQLVGTVPEGTYRGLRFRLGVPFALNHQDVSTAPAPFNDPILFWGWRTGYLFVRIDGRTTGLPGGYFMHLGSTDCAPPPAGQTSGTAGCDFPNRPEISLETFTPGQGKVVVDLAALLADANLDVNAEVPNTSLGCMSQKEDPDCTPVFHRMGLSLDKGTPAPASQSFIRAE; encoded by the coding sequence ATGGCGTCCTCCCCCTGCCGCCCGTTTGCCCTCTTGCCCCTGCTCACACTTGGCGCCCTAGGGTGTGGCGACGATGAGCCGGGGACGCCCACGAAGCCCACCGTCGCCATCACGATTCCGTTCGAGGCGCGCGTGGGCAGCGAGCCGTTCGCGTGCGGCCAGCGCTACGCAGGGCTGGGGACGACGAAGACGGCGTATGATCCGCAGGACTTCCGGCTGTACGTCCACGACGTGCGGCTCGTCTCGGACACGGGGCAGGAGGTGCCCGTGGCGCTGACGCCGGACGGGCGGTGGCAGGCCGAGGGCGTGGCCCTGCTCGACTTCGCCGACAAGAAGGGGCTGTGCTCCAACGGCACGGCGGAGACGTACACCCAGCTGGTGGGCACCGTGCCCGAGGGCACCTACCGGGGCCTGCGGTTCCGGCTGGGCGTGCCCTTCGCGCTGAACCACCAGGATGTCTCCACGGCGCCCGCCCCCTTCAATGATCCGATCCTCTTCTGGGGCTGGCGCACCGGCTACCTCTTCGTGCGCATCGACGGGCGCACCACGGGCCTGCCGGGCGGCTACTTCATGCACCTGGGCAGCACCGACTGCGCGCCGCCGCCCGCGGGGCAGACGTCGGGCACCGCCGGGTGCGACTTCCCCAACCGTCCGGAGATCTCTCTGGAGACCTTCACGCCCGGCCAGGGCAAGGTGGTGGTGGATCTCGCGGCCCTGCTCGCGGACGCCAACCTGGACGTCAACGCGGAGGTGCCCAACACCTCGCTGGGCTGCATGTCCCAGAAGGAGGATCCCGACTGCACCCCCGTCTTCCACCGCATGGGGCTCTCCCTGGACAAGGGGACTCCGGCCCCGGCCTCCCAGTCCTTCATCCGGGCCGAATAG
- a CDS encoding organic hydroperoxide resistance protein: MSQSPTILEKRLYTATATAIAGRDGRVKSDDGNLDVAVVPPRALGGSGAPGTNPEQLFAAGYSACFGSALGHVARAQKITTGPVSITANVTIGPVGQGFGLAVELLADIPQLPREQAEALLQAAHKVCPYSNATRGNIVVDLKLKGQ, encoded by the coding sequence ATGAGCCAGTCCCCCACGATTCTCGAGAAGCGCCTCTACACCGCCACCGCCACCGCCATCGCGGGACGTGATGGACGTGTGAAGAGCGATGACGGCAACCTCGACGTCGCCGTCGTGCCCCCGCGCGCGCTGGGCGGCAGTGGCGCGCCTGGAACCAACCCCGAGCAGCTCTTCGCCGCCGGGTACTCGGCGTGCTTCGGCAGCGCCCTGGGCCACGTCGCCCGCGCGCAGAAGATCACCACGGGCCCGGTCAGCATCACGGCCAACGTGACGATTGGCCCCGTGGGGCAGGGGTTCGGCCTGGCGGTGGAGCTCCTCGCCGACATTCCCCAGCTTCCGCGCGAGCAGGCGGAGGCCCTGCTGCAGGCCGCCCACAAGGTCTGCCCGTACTCCAACGCGACGCGGGGCAACATCGTCGTGGATCTGAAGCTCAAGGGCCAGTAG
- a CDS encoding response regulator: protein MPERGVADETALATIRSGFRATAPERLAQLRRHADAWKAQTPGAAAQLAQSSHTLRLTADSLGFSEVARIAGEMERLADGDAPPFSPHILGLLQSLADAFSLPPNQPHAPPQRPRVLLRLTDSLLAGELTRALEALGVETLGASSDDEALRMLTSERPAERLVVGPILMPTLRSALRTLNTPPLLIQMVPAAEARAGGREGVDAVFALGTPPSLLAREIASLQRSAPVRFRVLAVDEDSSVLASARAVLEAAGMEVVTLNDARNLFSSLQRHHPDLLLLDVAMPSVDGLELLSQLRGEPAWRNLTIVFQTSRDTATERVRAFQLGVDDYLLKPVQPSELRVRLLSHLQRRASLRSSLEKEATTGLANAHSLVRTLTRHLEASTSVPVSVALIRFPRPDAASEHASRLSTRLRPSDMLARWDERTLALTRPGEDARATLSFLQAPPGLGDAQVGVADNRAQPGTGAQALLVAAELNVGKSLERQSAALRVEGPSSVSFRPSPPPGVSSPVTRPPLSRPETLPPLPPRAPPPVTTARHAPLPPRDEASPTPRPLSPQARADSGAAAGASRSRRILVADDEPALRRVLQRLLEQEGYVVETAEDGEEALNRLLNPSLTPVDLLLLDVHMPRRSGIDVLRTLKEKGSTVRALVLSARVRDGDVVSLLGEGAADFVAKPFSIHTLLARVSRLLVKGA from the coding sequence ATGCCTGAGCGCGGTGTCGCAGACGAGACAGCCCTGGCAACCATCCGGAGTGGCTTCCGCGCCACCGCGCCCGAACGGCTCGCCCAGTTGCGCCGCCATGCCGATGCGTGGAAGGCCCAGACTCCGGGCGCCGCGGCCCAGCTCGCCCAGTCCTCTCACACCCTGCGTCTCACCGCCGATTCGCTCGGCTTCTCCGAGGTGGCCCGCATCGCGGGGGAGATGGAGCGCCTGGCCGACGGGGATGCGCCGCCGTTCTCGCCCCACATCCTGGGGCTGCTGCAATCCCTGGCGGATGCCTTCTCCCTGCCCCCGAACCAGCCGCACGCGCCCCCGCAGCGCCCCCGCGTGCTGCTGCGGCTGACGGACTCGCTGCTGGCGGGCGAGCTCACCCGCGCCCTGGAGGCGCTGGGCGTGGAGACCCTCGGGGCGTCCTCGGATGACGAGGCGCTGCGGATGCTCACCTCCGAGCGCCCCGCGGAGCGGCTCGTGGTGGGCCCCATCCTCATGCCCACGCTGCGCTCGGCCCTGCGCACGCTCAACACGCCGCCGCTGCTCATCCAGATGGTGCCCGCCGCCGAGGCGCGCGCCGGGGGCCGGGAGGGCGTGGATGCGGTGTTCGCGCTGGGCACCCCCCCGTCCCTGTTGGCCCGGGAGATCGCCTCGCTCCAGCGCTCGGCCCCCGTGCGCTTCCGCGTCCTGGCGGTGGACGAGGACTCGTCCGTGCTGGCCAGCGCCCGGGCCGTGCTGGAGGCCGCGGGCATGGAGGTGGTGACGCTCAACGACGCGCGCAACCTCTTCTCCAGCCTCCAGCGCCACCACCCGGACCTGCTGCTGCTGGATGTGGCCATGCCCTCGGTGGACGGCCTGGAGCTGCTCTCCCAGCTCCGGGGGGAGCCCGCCTGGCGCAACCTCACCATCGTCTTCCAGACGTCGCGGGACACCGCCACCGAGCGGGTGCGCGCCTTCCAGCTCGGCGTGGACGACTACCTGCTCAAGCCCGTGCAGCCCTCCGAGCTGCGCGTGCGCCTGCTCTCCCACCTGCAGCGCCGCGCCTCGCTGCGCTCCTCGCTGGAGAAGGAGGCCACCACGGGGCTCGCCAACGCCCACTCCCTGGTGCGCACCCTCACACGGCACCTGGAGGCGAGCACCTCCGTGCCCGTCTCCGTGGCCTTGATTCGCTTCCCCCGGCCGGACGCCGCCTCCGAGCACGCCTCGCGCCTGAGCACGCGGCTGCGCCCCAGCGACATGCTGGCGCGCTGGGACGAGCGCACGCTCGCGCTGACGCGGCCGGGCGAGGACGCCCGCGCCACCCTCTCCTTCCTCCAGGCGCCTCCGGGCCTGGGCGATGCCCAGGTGGGGGTGGCCGACAACCGGGCCCAGCCTGGCACCGGGGCCCAGGCGCTGCTCGTGGCCGCCGAGCTCAACGTGGGCAAGAGCCTGGAGCGGCAGAGCGCCGCCCTCCGGGTGGAGGGCCCCTCCTCCGTCTCGTTCCGGCCCTCGCCGCCCCCGGGGGTGTCCTCCCCGGTGACGCGGCCTCCCCTCTCCCGCCCGGAGACCCTGCCGCCCCTGCCCCCCCGCGCCCCGCCGCCGGTGACAACCGCCCGGCATGCGCCGCTTCCCCCTCGGGACGAGGCCAGCCCCACCCCCCGCCCCCTCTCTCCCCAGGCCCGGGCCGACTCCGGGGCCGCCGCGGGCGCCTCGCGCTCCCGCCGCATCCTGGTCGCGGATGACGAGCCGGCGCTGCGCCGGGTGCTCCAGCGCCTGCTGGAGCAGGAGGGCTACGTGGTGGAGACCGCCGAGGACGGCGAGGAGGCCCTGAACCGGCTGCTGAACCCCAGCCTGACGCCGGTGGACCTGCTGCTGCTGGATGTCCACATGCCCCGGCGCTCGGGCATCGATGTGCTGCGCACCCTGAAGGAGAAAGGCTCGACGGTGCGTGCCCTGGTGCTGTCCGCGCGCGTGCGGGATGGCGACGTGGTCAGCCTGCTGGGAGAGGGGGCCGCGGACTTTGTGGCCAAGCCCTTCTCCATTCACACCCTGCTCGCCCGGGTGTCGCGCCTGCTTGTCAAGGGCGCCTGA
- a CDS encoding cytochrome P450, producing the protein MPKTQRPARAAPATPTPVPASRCPHLGDAYNPFKGPHLQTPYPFFARLRKEAPVSFNSMLGMWLVSRQEDINEVLNNAPSYSSASMLTSASVLTDEALAILGPGPILHDSPLNTDPPAHTRLRRLLQRGFLPARIARQEASTRQLANTLIDTFIHKGRADLVSEFTYPFPMHVILSMVGVPHEDMDRVKRWCDDLFGLIFSQVPPEAQPAMARGIVEYREYCADLIAQRRREPREDLTSYLVHTEPGADSLNTPELISLLGGSLIGAGHEATTAQLGLILLNLLAQPERWQALCENPSLIPRAVEECIRLESASHGMVRTAVEDVRIGGVMLPKGSRLLLLYSSANHDEAGHANPERYDVHRQNLHHLGFGHGVHYCLGSHLARLEMCVAIELFVQRLPGLRLVANQDVGYHQELLILRNITQLQVEWPVEAPPPGPDGAAQSPG; encoded by the coding sequence ATGCCTAAGACCCAGCGACCCGCGCGTGCGGCCCCCGCCACGCCCACCCCCGTGCCCGCCTCACGGTGCCCTCACCTGGGCGATGCGTACAACCCCTTCAAGGGTCCGCACCTCCAGACGCCCTATCCGTTCTTCGCGCGGCTCCGGAAGGAGGCACCCGTCAGCTTCAACTCCATGCTGGGCATGTGGCTCGTCAGCCGCCAGGAGGACATCAACGAGGTGCTCAACAACGCCCCGAGCTACTCCTCGGCCAGCATGCTCACCTCCGCCTCCGTGCTGACGGACGAGGCGCTCGCCATCCTGGGGCCGGGGCCCATCCTCCACGACAGCCCGCTCAACACGGATCCGCCGGCCCACACGCGGCTGCGCCGGCTGTTGCAGCGGGGCTTTCTGCCCGCGCGCATCGCCCGCCAGGAGGCCAGCACCCGGCAGCTCGCCAACACCCTCATCGACACGTTCATCCACAAGGGCCGGGCGGATCTCGTCAGCGAGTTCACCTACCCGTTCCCCATGCACGTCATCCTCAGCATGGTGGGCGTGCCCCACGAGGACATGGACCGCGTGAAGCGCTGGTGCGATGACCTCTTCGGGCTCATCTTCTCGCAGGTGCCTCCGGAGGCGCAGCCCGCCATGGCGCGCGGCATCGTCGAGTACCGGGAGTACTGCGCGGACCTCATCGCGCAGCGGCGGCGCGAGCCCCGGGAGGATTTGACGAGCTACCTGGTGCACACCGAGCCGGGCGCGGACAGCCTGAACACCCCGGAGCTCATCTCGCTGCTGGGCGGCTCGCTGATTGGCGCCGGGCACGAGGCCACCACGGCCCAGCTCGGGCTCATCCTGCTCAACCTGCTGGCGCAGCCCGAGCGCTGGCAGGCGCTGTGCGAGAACCCGTCGCTCATTCCCCGCGCCGTGGAGGAGTGCATCCGCCTGGAGTCCGCCTCCCACGGCATGGTGCGCACCGCGGTGGAGGACGTGCGCATTGGCGGGGTGATGCTGCCCAAGGGCTCCCGGCTGCTCTTGCTCTACAGCTCCGCGAACCACGACGAGGCTGGGCACGCGAATCCGGAGCGGTACGACGTGCACCGGCAGAACCTCCACCACCTGGGCTTCGGCCATGGGGTCCACTATTGCCTGGGCTCGCACCTGGCCCGGCTCGAGATGTGCGTCGCCATCGAGCTGTTCGTCCAGCGCCTGCCGGGACTTCGGCTGGTGGCCAACCAGGACGTGGGCTACCACCAGGAGCTGCTTATCCTGCGCAACATCACCCAGCTCCAGGTGGAGTGGCCCGTGGAGGCCCCCCCACCCGGTCCGGACGGCGCGGCTCAGTCCCCCGGATAG
- a CDS encoding methanobactin export MATE transporter MbnM has translation MNRWLWLVPALLSVGCGEDNAAAPAPGEAYDWRLPTGFPKPRVPADNPMTAAKVELGRRLFYDTRLSLNGTQSCGSCHEQALAFTDGRVHAEGSTGELHRRNAQGLANVAYATSLTWANPSLGTLELQALTPLFGTEPVELGFAGKQDELLARLGQDADTAARFAEAFPQEAEPVSMATITRALASFQRSLISGNAPYDKYVYGGQVDALSASAKRGLDLFMSERLECNHCHSGFNFLDATVTELTPAPSQPFHNTGLYNLDGKGSYPAEDPGVIELTGQSEDMGRFRASSLRNVALTAPYMHDGSIATLSEVLDHYAAGGKARMGLPQGGASSPLQSGFVRGFTLTAQERQDVLAFLESLTDPEFLSDPRFSNPFSTP, from the coding sequence ATGAACCGATGGCTGTGGCTGGTGCCGGCGCTGCTGAGCGTGGGCTGCGGGGAGGACAACGCCGCGGCCCCGGCGCCCGGCGAGGCGTATGACTGGCGGCTACCCACGGGCTTTCCCAAGCCCCGGGTGCCCGCGGACAACCCGATGACGGCGGCGAAGGTGGAGCTGGGCCGGCGGCTCTTCTACGACACGCGCCTGTCCCTCAACGGCACCCAGTCGTGTGGCTCCTGCCACGAGCAGGCCCTGGCCTTCACGGACGGGCGCGTCCACGCCGAGGGCAGCACGGGCGAGCTTCACCGCCGCAACGCGCAGGGGCTGGCCAACGTGGCCTATGCCACGAGCCTCACCTGGGCCAACCCCTCCCTCGGCACGCTGGAGCTCCAGGCGCTGACGCCCCTGTTTGGTACCGAGCCGGTGGAGCTGGGCTTTGCGGGCAAGCAGGACGAGCTGCTCGCCCGCCTGGGCCAGGACGCGGACACCGCCGCGCGCTTCGCCGAGGCCTTCCCCCAAGAAGCCGAGCCGGTGTCCATGGCCACGATTACCCGCGCCCTGGCGTCCTTCCAGCGCTCGCTCATCTCCGGCAACGCGCCGTATGACAAGTACGTCTACGGCGGCCAGGTGGATGCCCTCTCGGCCTCGGCCAAGCGGGGGTTGGATCTCTTCATGTCCGAGCGCCTGGAGTGCAACCACTGCCACTCGGGCTTCAACTTCCTGGATGCCACGGTGACCGAGCTGACCCCCGCGCCCAGCCAGCCCTTCCACAACACCGGCCTCTACAACCTGGACGGGAAGGGCTCCTACCCGGCGGAGGACCCCGGCGTCATCGAGCTGACGGGCCAGTCGGAGGACATGGGGCGCTTCCGGGCCTCCTCGCTGCGCAACGTGGCCCTCACCGCCCCGTACATGCACGACGGCAGCATCGCGACGCTCTCCGAGGTGCTCGACCACTACGCCGCGGGCGGCAAGGCGCGCATGGGGCTTCCGCAGGGGGGCGCGTCCAGCCCGCTCCAGAGCGGCTTCGTGCGGGGCTTCACGCTGACGGCCCAGGAGCGGCAGGACGTGCTCGCGTTCCTGGAGTCCCTCACGGATCCGGAGTTCTTGAGCGATCCGCGCTTCTCGAACCCCTTCTCCACGCCCTGA
- a CDS encoding ABC transporter C-terminal domain-containing protein produces MTISFMASPFRSGRALLLAALTFAALPGCGDDASDPTTLSAEERQQFEQRISELEASVAALEAQLAKDAAASEREKQALTTQIGTLQEELAEARALLDTQDWDGVLVKLDAAKAEIASLQARMANFAGQVQLTAALRFGGQPFALDQSYTLASGEKITFTELRYWLSNVKFVREDGTGVAIPASYYLMEHIKEQDVAEASQPNDPTAPRVTLPANRREQVSAIPVPAGTYTSIEFSVGVDPYYNDNLSRQAGELHLFKNMASVTWMWFTSYIFTKTKGTFTAPDGSTGTFAWDTGTNSNFRTTRLAFPSPVTVNAQKHLKVALNAEVSKLFETLSPSAMPTIGAAHAAPRETLSDGFKGMFSLVSAENALQW; encoded by the coding sequence ATGACCATCTCTTTCATGGCTTCGCCCTTCCGTTCTGGACGTGCACTCCTCCTGGCGGCCCTGACGTTCGCCGCCCTTCCGGGTTGTGGGGATGACGCTTCGGATCCCACCACCCTGTCCGCCGAGGAGCGTCAGCAGTTCGAGCAGCGCATCTCGGAGCTGGAGGCCTCGGTCGCCGCGCTGGAGGCCCAGCTCGCGAAGGACGCCGCCGCCTCCGAGCGTGAGAAGCAGGCGCTGACCACGCAGATCGGCACGCTCCAGGAGGAGCTCGCCGAGGCGCGCGCGCTGCTGGACACCCAGGATTGGGACGGGGTGCTCGTCAAGCTGGACGCCGCGAAGGCGGAGATCGCCTCGCTCCAGGCCCGCATGGCGAACTTCGCCGGCCAGGTGCAGCTCACCGCCGCGCTGCGCTTTGGCGGCCAGCCGTTCGCGCTGGATCAGTCCTACACCCTGGCGAGCGGCGAGAAGATCACCTTCACCGAGCTGCGCTACTGGCTCTCCAACGTGAAGTTCGTCCGGGAGGACGGCACGGGGGTGGCCATCCCCGCCAGCTACTACCTGATGGAGCACATCAAGGAGCAGGACGTGGCGGAGGCCTCTCAGCCGAATGATCCCACCGCCCCCCGCGTCACGCTCCCGGCCAACCGCCGCGAGCAGGTGAGCGCCATCCCCGTGCCCGCCGGCACCTACACCAGCATCGAGTTCAGCGTGGGCGTGGACCCGTACTACAACGACAACCTGAGCCGGCAGGCGGGCGAGCTGCACCTGTTCAAGAACATGGCCTCGGTCACCTGGATGTGGTTCACCAGCTACATCTTCACCAAGACGAAGGGCACGTTCACCGCCCCCGATGGCAGCACCGGCACCTTCGCGTGGGACACGGGGACCAACTCCAACTTCCGCACCACGCGGCTGGCCTTCCCCAGCCCCGTCACCGTGAACGCGCAGAAGCACCTGAAGGTGGCCCTGAACGCCGAGGTGTCCAAGCTCTTCGAGACGCTCAGCCCCTCGGCGATGCCCACCATCGGCGCCGCGCACGCGGCCCCGCGCGAGACGCTGTCCGACGGCTTCAAGGGCATGTTCTCGCTGGTGTCCGCGGAGAACGCCCTCCAGTGGTAG
- a CDS encoding superoxide dismutase: MTTLTAALTGSAALAQGAPPAAKPATAAEAKPAATGPFTLEALPYAYEALEPVIDAETMRIHHGGHHKAYVDNLNKAVAANSALAGQSLEKILANVSRYDAAVRNNAGGHYNHTLFWKLMAPPGKGGAPSKALADQINKDFKSLDEFKKAFADAGAKRFGSGWAWLVWTGDKLQVGSTPNQDNPLMDASELKGTPVIGNDVWEHAYYLKHRNKRDAYLSGWWEVLNWNEANRLFDEARAAKKK; encoded by the coding sequence ATGACGACCCTCACCGCGGCGCTGACCGGCTCCGCGGCCCTGGCCCAGGGGGCCCCTCCGGCGGCGAAGCCCGCCACGGCCGCGGAGGCGAAGCCCGCCGCCACCGGGCCCTTCACCCTGGAGGCGCTGCCCTACGCCTACGAGGCGCTGGAGCCCGTCATCGACGCGGAGACCATGCGCATCCACCACGGCGGCCACCACAAGGCCTACGTGGACAACCTCAACAAGGCGGTCGCGGCCAACTCGGCGCTCGCGGGCCAGTCCCTGGAGAAGATCCTCGCCAACGTCTCCCGCTACGACGCGGCGGTGCGCAACAACGCCGGTGGCCACTACAACCACACCCTGTTCTGGAAGCTGATGGCGCCTCCGGGCAAGGGCGGCGCGCCCTCGAAGGCGCTCGCGGATCAGATCAACAAGGACTTCAAGTCGCTGGACGAGTTCAAGAAGGCCTTCGCCGACGCGGGCGCCAAGCGGTTCGGCTCCGGCTGGGCCTGGCTCGTCTGGACGGGCGACAAGCTCCAGGTGGGCTCCACGCCCAACCAGGACAACCCGTTGATGGATGCCTCCGAGCTCAAGGGCACGCCCGTCATCGGCAATGACGTGTGGGAGCACGCCTACTATCTCAAGCACCGCAACAAGCGCGATGCGTACCTCTCCGGCTGGTGGGAGGTGCTCAACTGGAACGAGGCCAACCGGCTGTTCGACGAGGCCCGCGCGGCGAAGAAGAAGTAA
- a CDS encoding MarR family winged helix-turn-helix transcriptional regulator: protein MTAAKDPLLLEQQLCFALYRASRAMIRAYGPLLEPLGVTYPQYLVLLALWEEEGIPVKRLGEQLVLDSATLTPLLKRLEQRGIVERRRDGQDERVVRIFLTEGGRALRAQAKHIPGQLACRAGVDAASSRSMAQLARLREELTALSKVLEEGEADTEA, encoded by the coding sequence ATGACCGCCGCGAAGGACCCGCTCTTGTTGGAGCAGCAGCTCTGCTTCGCGCTGTACCGGGCCTCGCGGGCGATGATCCGTGCGTACGGGCCGCTGCTGGAGCCCCTGGGCGTCACCTATCCTCAGTACCTGGTGCTGCTCGCGCTGTGGGAGGAGGAGGGGATTCCCGTCAAGCGGCTGGGGGAGCAACTCGTGCTCGACTCGGCCACGCTCACCCCCTTGCTCAAGCGCCTGGAGCAGCGGGGCATTGTCGAGCGGCGGCGGGATGGGCAGGACGAGCGGGTCGTCCGCATCTTCCTGACGGAGGGCGGGCGGGCCCTGCGCGCCCAGGCGAAACACATCCCGGGCCAGCTCGCGTGCCGCGCGGGCGTTGACGCGGCGTCCTCCCGCTCGATGGCGCAACTGGCGCGGCTGCGCGAGGAGCTGACCGCCCTCTCGAAGGTGCTGGAAGAGGGCGAGGCGGACACCGAAGCCTAG
- a CDS encoding cytochrome-c peroxidase, with translation MGFDSIPALQDNPLTDEGVSLGRWLFYSPALSSNGQVSCATCHPPSRAFADDAPLTLRGVSGKPLARHTPALINLAWMESLFWDGGLKNLESLSLSPLTHPDEMGQADLGALMARLAANPEAVQRFEEAFGPGGLTLGHLLQALAQFQRTLVSADSPYDRWRRGEPGGELSPLAQEGFALVQRHCTPCHGSELFTDNAFHNNGLDARFGTGEDVTRGRGRITLRDEDAGLYKTPTLRNVALTAPYMHDGRFATLDAVLEHYRHGMVPSATLDAAFQRGGAPPGLGLEEGEKAALLAFLEALTDTSFLTHPALGPPEPR, from the coding sequence GTGGGCTTCGATTCCATCCCGGCGCTCCAGGACAATCCCCTCACGGACGAGGGCGTCTCCCTGGGGCGCTGGCTGTTCTATTCACCGGCGCTGTCGAGCAACGGGCAGGTCTCCTGCGCCACCTGCCATCCGCCCTCGCGGGCCTTCGCGGACGATGCGCCCCTCACCCTCCGGGGGGTGAGCGGCAAGCCCCTCGCGCGGCACACCCCGGCGCTCATCAACCTGGCCTGGATGGAGTCCCTGTTCTGGGATGGGGGTCTGAAGAACCTGGAGTCCCTCTCGCTCTCCCCGCTCACCCACCCGGATGAGATGGGCCAGGCGGATCTCGGCGCGTTGATGGCGCGGCTGGCCGCGAACCCCGAGGCCGTCCAGCGCTTCGAGGAGGCGTTCGGCCCTGGCGGGCTGACCCTGGGCCACCTCCTCCAGGCGCTCGCCCAGTTCCAGCGGACGCTCGTGTCCGCGGACTCGCCCTATGACCGGTGGCGGCGCGGGGAGCCGGGCGGGGAGCTGAGCCCCCTGGCGCAGGAGGGCTTCGCGCTCGTGCAGCGGCACTGCACGCCCTGCCATGGCTCGGAGCTCTTCACGGACAACGCGTTCCACAACAACGGGCTCGACGCGCGCTTCGGCACGGGCGAGGACGTGACGCGGGGCCGGGGCCGCATCACCCTGCGCGACGAGGACGCGGGCCTCTACAAGACGCCCACCCTGCGCAACGTGGCCCTCACCGCCCCCTACATGCACGATGGCCGCTTCGCCACGCTGGACGCGGTGCTGGAGCACTACCGGCACGGCATGGTGCCGTCCGCCACGCTGGACGCCGCCTTCCAGCGCGGCGGCGCCCCCCCGGGCCTTGGCCTGGAGGAGGGTGAGAAGGCCGCCCTCCTCGCCTTCCTGGAGGCGCTGACGGACACGTCCTTCCTCACCCACCCCGCGCTGGGGCCGCCGGAGCCCCGGTAG